GGAATGACACGGGTCGTCAGGATGAAATAGACCGAGCCGTTGCGCCCCCGGAACCGGATCTTCGCCATTGCGTAGGCCGCCGGAATTCCGACGATGAGATTGAGGATCACCACGAGAACCGCGACGACAAAGCTGTTCCACATTGCCGGCAGGAGATTGCGCGCCGTGGAGGGAATGTAGTTGCCGGAGGAGGTGTCCTGCGTGCTGCGGGTCTCATAGGTGATCGGTTCCTCGCTGCCGGCGCTGAAGATCGCCTTGAAGTTTCGCAGCGTCGGTTCTTCGGGAATCCAGTGCGGCGGCACGGATACGATCTCGGCCTCCGTCTGGAGCGAGGAAGAAACGAGCCAGGCGACGGGCATGAGGACCACCAGCAGCACGGCAAGGGACCCGAGCAGGATCACACCCCGTTGGATCCAGCGGAACATCATCGACCGCCGCTTGTAGTTGATCGTGCCGGAGGCAGGCTTGTAGGAAGAGATCTGTTGAGCCGTTTCCATATCAGAGTCTCCTGCCCAGGGTGCGGATGATGAAGAAGGCAAGCGCGAACGTGACCAGCGCCAGCAGGTAGGACATCGCCGCGCCCGAACCGAAGGACAGGTTGCGGAACGTTTCGACGTAGATTTCCCATGACAGGACGTGCGACGCGGTTCCCGGTCCGCCTTCCGTAAGGATGAAGAACAGGTCGAAATGGCGGATGGCGATCATCGTCTCGTAGATGATGACGAGCATGAACCCGCCGCGCATGGACGGCAACGTCACGTGGAAAAAGCGCTGCATCAGCGGGGCGCCGTCGACCCGGGCCGCCTGATAGAGATCCTGCGGGATCGACTTCAGCGACACCAGCAGCAGGATCGTGGCGAGCGGGATCTCTTTCCAGACGAACGCATTGGCGATCAGCGGCAGGGTTTTGTCCTGGTCGCCGAGCCAGATCATGTATTTGTCGATGAAATCGAGCTGATAAAGCAGGCCGTTCAGCGCGCCATAGCCGGAATCGTAGATCCATTTCCACATCAAGGCATCGGCAACATAGGGGATCGCCCACGGGATCAGCAGAACCGTGCTGACGATCCGCCGACCGCGGAAATCCTGGTTCAGCAGCAGTGCAACCAGAAGCGCAACCACCGTGATGGCGGTAACCGACATCAAGGTGAAGCTTACCGTGCGCAGGACAGCGGTCCAGAACAGCTGGTCGCTGAACAGCTCGATATAGTTGTCGAACCAGACGAAGGGCGTGCGGTTCGGCCGGGTCAGTTTGATCCGGAAGAAGCTGAGATAAAAGGAATTGACGATCGGGAAGACGGCGACAAGGCCGAGCACCGCCATGACCGGGGCGATGAACAGCAAGGCGACGCGTTCTTCATAGTTGAAATGGCGCCGCAGGCCCATCGCGATCGTATCAGCACTGTTGGTTGTCATCCTGCCGGACCTTCCCTCACTCCGATGCCCCGCCATTGGAGATCAGCTCACGGGCCACGACTGTACCGACGTAGAATCGGATGCCCGGATTTCGTGAAAAATGGAAGCGCAGCCCGGGGAACAAATCCGGGATGCGGATTAAAGCCGCGCTTCACTTCGAGTTAATGGTGCCCAAACAGAATGGGAGGCCCGGGCACCTGATGGGTATTCAGGCCTGCGACTTCAGATCATCCCATTCTTCGCCGGCCATCTTTAATGCGTCCACAGTCGACGCATTGCCAAGGATCGCCGACTGCCAGGCTGATCCGTTGGTTTCGTTCCAGTCGCCGAACCAGGGCGTGATCACGTCTTTCTTCTGCGCGAGTGCCTGTTGCTGCTGGATGATCTCCACGTCGGCGTATCTGTTGTAGGCCGCCTGGATCTCGGGATCCTGGAAGAGCGACTTGACGCCGAATCCCGATCCGAGATCGAGGAACAGGTACTTCTGGAATGTGTACTCGCCGTCCGCCTTTCCGCCGAACCACTCGATCAGTTTCGCGGCATTCTCGGCGCGGGACTTGTCGGCAGCGGCCTGTGACGACATGCCGTGGAAACGCATCCAGCCCACGGTGGCATGGGAGCCGTCGGTGCCCATGGGCATCAGCGCCTGCTTGACGCGCCCTGCGATCTGCGACTGCTCCGGGTCGTTGAGCATGGCCAGCCGGTATTTCGGCAGCAGCGCAAAGGCGTGGTTGCCGGATGCGAACGCCTTGAGGCCCGAAAGCTCACCGGTTTCCAGGCAGCCGCCGGAGACGATCTTGTGCTTGTGGACCGCATCGACGACCCATTGCAGCGCCTTGACCGCACCGTGCTTCTCGTCCTGCATGACCGCGTTGCCCTGGTCGTCGGTGAAGCGCCCGCCCTGCGAGAACACCATCGCCGACATGAATTCGATCAGCCAGCTCTCCTTGGCCATCGCCAGCATCACCGGAAAGTCGGAGATGCCTTTTTCCTTCATGACGAGCGACTGTTCCACGACCTCGTCCCAACTGGACGGCGGTGCGGAAAAACCGGCTTCCGCCAGCTTGTCGGCATCGTAGAGGAACCCCATGAAATCCGTGTAGTAGGTCAGGCCGTACTGCCGGCCGTCATAGGTCATGGAGTCCGTGCAGAATTGTTCTGCGTCGCTGTTGTATTTCATCAGGGCGTCGAATTCATCGACCGGAGAAATCCAGCCTGCCTCGGCCCATTCGGGCAACCAGGCATCGGAAACCCACATGACGTCCATCGGCGCGGCGCCGACGAATTTGGTGACCATGGCGTCACGATACTGCGCCCAGGGCGAGTTCGCGTATTCGACGGTCATGCCGGTCGACTGCTCGAAAGCGGCCAGGTGGCTCTTGACCAGGTCGACGGCAGCCGACCACGTCTGCAGGTTGATGGTGTCACCAGCGGCCAGCGCTCTCATGCCCGGCATTGCCATTGCCGCCGCACCCGCCATTGCCGTGGTCTTCAGAAATTCGCGCCTGCCGAGGCTGCGACCTAAACCGTACTTCATTTGCCTTCTCCCTTGCACGCACCCTCCCGGCGCATGATCGCCGCGGACTTGCGGGGATCTTCCCCTCTCCGGGCAACAAATACGTAGCAGCGGTTTCGTTTGTCGTCAACTGACGACTTTGTCGCATTCGAATATTTGAATAAATGGTTCTCATTGCTCAGGATTCCGTCCTTGGGGATTTTTCGATGGAGTGTAATCGCGTCGCGGGGGCCGTTTTATTATGGTCAAACGGACTTTCGGCCCGGTGAGCCGGGCCCTCCGCGCGGTGCCGGAGACTGGGGACGGGCCAGGCTCAGGACGCCCGACCGTTTGCCAGTGCGGCAGGCAACCTCGCGCGGCGATGTGGGTTGATCAGAGCGATCCTGTCATCGGGGAACCGGCCCGTGGTCATGTCTGCACGGCCGATCGTCTCCCCAGAAAGTTGTGCACTGAACGGGTTTCAGGATTGCTCGAACTGGGAGACGATCGCGTCGAAACCATTCAGGAAGACGCTGACATGCATGGCCACAACCATGTCCTGGGGGATGACCTGGCTTGCGTCATAGATGTGCCGGCGGATCGCATAGTGGGAGACGGCGCCGTGAATGGTCCAGCCAATTTCGTGCACGGCCTCGGGATCGATATCCAGCCTCTTGCCGCGCTCGCGGGCGGTCTCCGCGACGATCGTTTCCGTGAGTTTGGTGATGATCGAGGAGATGTAATCGGGTGCCATGCCGGCTTCGGCGAGGGAGGAATACAGGAACAGCCGCAGCCAGCGCCGGTCCAGGACGTCATCAAGATAATCGTTGTAGAACTTGTTGAGCCGGTCATGCATCGGGCGGTTGCGGTCGCTCAGATCAGCAAACCATCTTGCCTGGAAGGGGCCCACGATCGCCGTATCGTAGACTTCCTGAAGGAGATCCTCCTTGGTGGGGAAGAACCTGTACAGAAGGCGTTGCGAGATCCCGCACTCGGCCGCCAGCGCACGGGTCTGCGCCGTCAGGCCGTACTCTGCAAAAAGCTCGGTCGCCTTTTCCAGGATCTGGGCGCGCCGCTCGGCGTAGGGCATGCGCTTGACCTTTGCCTTGGACTGGCGCGCCTTCTGCTCCTGAGGCGGGCTTCCCCGCAAGCTGGTAGATTTAGCCTTCAAGATGACCTCTCCCCGATTTCCTGACGTTCCGATTCACCAAGGTTTGATACCACGAATTGCCCGCAAGTGATAAACCGGGTCGATTTTTGT
This sequence is a window from Roseibium salinum. Protein-coding genes within it:
- a CDS encoding carbohydrate ABC transporter permease translates to MTTNSADTIAMGLRRHFNYEERVALLFIAPVMAVLGLVAVFPIVNSFYLSFFRIKLTRPNRTPFVWFDNYIELFSDQLFWTAVLRTVSFTLMSVTAITVVALLVALLLNQDFRGRRIVSTVLLIPWAIPYVADALMWKWIYDSGYGALNGLLYQLDFIDKYMIWLGDQDKTLPLIANAFVWKEIPLATILLLVSLKSIPQDLYQAARVDGAPLMQRFFHVTLPSMRGGFMLVIIYETMIAIRHFDLFFILTEGGPGTASHVLSWEIYVETFRNLSFGSGAAMSYLLALVTFALAFFIIRTLGRRL
- a CDS encoding extracellular solute-binding protein — encoded protein: MKYGLGRSLGRREFLKTTAMAGAAAMAMPGMRALAAGDTINLQTWSAAVDLVKSHLAAFEQSTGMTVEYANSPWAQYRDAMVTKFVGAAPMDVMWVSDAWLPEWAEAGWISPVDEFDALMKYNSDAEQFCTDSMTYDGRQYGLTYYTDFMGFLYDADKLAEAGFSAPPSSWDEVVEQSLVMKEKGISDFPVMLAMAKESWLIEFMSAMVFSQGGRFTDDQGNAVMQDEKHGAVKALQWVVDAVHKHKIVSGGCLETGELSGLKAFASGNHAFALLPKYRLAMLNDPEQSQIAGRVKQALMPMGTDGSHATVGWMRFHGMSSQAAADKSRAENAAKLIEWFGGKADGEYTFQKYLFLDLGSGFGVKSLFQDPEIQAAYNRYADVEIIQQQQALAQKKDVITPWFGDWNETNGSAWQSAILGNASTVDALKMAGEEWDDLKSQA
- a CDS encoding carbohydrate ABC transporter permease, with the translated sequence METAQQISSYKPASGTINYKRRSMMFRWIQRGVILLGSLAVLLVVLMPVAWLVSSSLQTEAEIVSVPPHWIPEEPTLRNFKAIFSAGSEEPITYETRSTQDTSSGNYIPSTARNLLPAMWNSFVVAVLVVILNLIVGIPAAYAMAKIRFRGRNGSVYFILTTRVIPDIALVVPFFLVIKNLGLLDNIASLVITYLAITVPFTVFILIQYFEGLPDELDKAARVDGCSRFQTLTKVFVPLSLPSLVAVILFAFLTSWNEFLLALMFTQTAQSQTLPIVLASFTSDFTISFSFINAAGLLAIVPPVIVAIIFERYIVSGLTAGAVKG
- a CDS encoding TetR/AcrR family transcriptional regulator, translating into MKAKSTSLRGSPPQEQKARQSKAKVKRMPYAERRAQILEKATELFAEYGLTAQTRALAAECGISQRLLYRFFPTKEDLLQEVYDTAIVGPFQARWFADLSDRNRPMHDRLNKFYNDYLDDVLDRRWLRLFLYSSLAEAGMAPDYISSIITKLTETIVAETARERGKRLDIDPEAVHEIGWTIHGAVSHYAIRRHIYDASQVIPQDMVVAMHVSVFLNGFDAIVSQFEQS